From a single Streptomyces sp. NBC_01264 genomic region:
- a CDS encoding NAD-dependent epimerase/dehydratase: MRVLLIGANGYLGRYVADRLLADPAVQLTALGRGDDADVRFDLATGSPGALTRFLDAVHPGVVINCAGATRGGARELTRHNTVAVATICESLRRSGCGARLVQLGCAAEYGPSQPGSSTAEDAVPRPGGPYGVSKLAATELVLGSGLDAVVLRVFSPVGPGTPAGSPLGRLAEAMRRAMQSGDGELKLSGLGVQRDFVDVRDVARAVHAASLSAAQGVVNIGTGRAVRLRDAAAVLARVAGYGGSLHEIDVPQHGQHAQHPQAHGHPGRPAGLAAIGSPRSEATAEQLAAATAQPPYPYPDGCGAWQQADVRTARDRLGWRPRINLEESLADIWMEAACRI, from the coding sequence ATGAGGGTGTTGCTGATCGGAGCCAACGGATACCTCGGGCGCTACGTCGCGGACCGGCTGCTCGCCGACCCCGCGGTCCAGCTCACCGCGCTCGGCCGCGGCGACGACGCCGACGTCCGCTTCGACCTCGCCACCGGCAGCCCCGGGGCGCTCACCCGGTTCCTCGACGCCGTCCACCCGGGCGTGGTCATCAACTGCGCCGGAGCCACCCGGGGCGGCGCCCGCGAGCTCACCCGGCACAACACCGTCGCCGTCGCCACGATCTGCGAATCGCTGCGCCGCAGCGGCTGCGGCGCCCGGCTCGTCCAGCTCGGCTGCGCCGCCGAGTACGGGCCGAGCCAGCCCGGGTCCTCCACGGCCGAGGACGCCGTGCCCAGACCGGGAGGGCCGTACGGAGTCAGCAAACTGGCCGCCACCGAGCTCGTGCTCGGCTCCGGGCTGGACGCCGTCGTGCTGCGGGTCTTCTCGCCCGTCGGCCCCGGCACCCCCGCCGGATCCCCCCTCGGCCGGCTCGCCGAGGCCATGCGGCGCGCGATGCAGTCCGGGGACGGCGAGCTCAAGCTCAGCGGGCTCGGCGTCCAGCGCGACTTCGTCGACGTACGGGACGTGGCGCGGGCGGTGCACGCCGCCTCGCTGTCGGCGGCCCAGGGCGTCGTCAACATCGGCACCGGCCGGGCGGTCCGGCTGCGCGACGCGGCCGCCGTGCTGGCGCGGGTCGCGGGGTACGGAGGCTCGCTGCACGAGATCGACGTACCGCAGCACGGACAGCACGCCCAGCACCCGCAGGCGCACGGGCACCCCGGGCGGCCCGCCGGGCTCGCCGCCATCGGCTCCCCGCGCTCCGAGGCCACGGCCGAGCAGCTCGCCGCCGCGACGGCCCAGCCGCCGTACCCCTACCCGGACGGCTGCGGAGCCTGGCAGCAGGCGGACGTCCGTACCGCCCGCGACCGGCTCGGCTGGCGGCCGCGGATCAACCTGGAGGAGTCCCTCGCGGACATCTGGATGGAGGCGGCGTGCCGCATCTGA